Proteins encoded within one genomic window of Burkholderiaceae bacterium:
- a CDS encoding CTP synthase codes for MTKFVFVTGGVVSSLGKGIASASLAAILESRGLKVTLIKLDPYLNVDPGTMSPFQHGEVFVTDDGAETDLDLGHYERFIETRMGRANNFTTGQVYKSVLEKERRGDYLGKTVQVIPHVTNEIQEFVLRGGAGVDVAIVEIGGTVGDIESLPFLEAARQMSLKLGPNNSAFVHLTYVPWIAAAGELKTKPTQHTAQKLREIGIQADALVCRADRPIPDEERAKISLFSNVPEWGVISMWDVDTIYKVPRMLHEQGLDGLICDRLRLNTPPAKLERWDQLVYEFEHPKGEVNIAMVGKYVDLSDSYKSLNEALRHAGMRNHTQVRIGYVDSETITPETMAQLARYDAVLVPGGFGKRGIEGKICAARFARENKVPYLGICLGMQVATIEFARDVARLDHANSTEFDPGTPHPVIALITEWKDADGSIKVRDENSDLGGTMRLGAQSSDVATGTLAHSIYGDIVTERHRHRYEANVNYLDALRRAGLVISALTQREHLTEIIELPQSVHPWYMGVQFHPEFKSTPWAGHPLFNAFIAAAVAHRDQRSAPGNPAGAATLKVVG; via the coding sequence ATGACCAAATTCGTCTTCGTCACCGGCGGCGTGGTGTCCTCTCTGGGCAAGGGAATCGCGTCGGCCTCGCTGGCCGCGATCCTCGAATCGCGCGGGCTGAAGGTCACGCTGATCAAGCTCGACCCGTACCTGAATGTCGACCCCGGCACGATGTCACCGTTTCAGCACGGCGAGGTGTTCGTCACCGACGATGGCGCCGAGACCGACCTCGATCTGGGCCATTACGAGCGCTTCATCGAGACCCGGATGGGCCGGGCCAACAACTTCACGACCGGCCAGGTCTACAAAAGCGTGCTCGAGAAGGAGCGGCGCGGCGACTACCTCGGCAAGACGGTGCAGGTGATCCCGCACGTGACGAACGAGATCCAGGAGTTCGTGCTGCGCGGCGGCGCCGGCGTCGACGTGGCGATCGTGGAGATCGGTGGCACGGTCGGCGACATCGAGTCGCTGCCATTCCTCGAGGCCGCGCGCCAGATGAGCCTGAAGCTCGGGCCCAACAACAGCGCGTTCGTGCACCTGACCTACGTGCCGTGGATCGCCGCGGCCGGCGAGCTCAAGACCAAGCCGACACAGCACACCGCGCAGAAGCTGCGCGAGATCGGCATTCAGGCGGACGCGTTGGTCTGCCGCGCCGACCGGCCGATCCCCGACGAGGAGCGCGCCAAGATCTCGCTGTTCTCGAACGTGCCCGAATGGGGCGTGATCTCGATGTGGGACGTGGACACGATCTACAAGGTGCCGCGCATGTTGCACGAGCAGGGGCTCGACGGCCTGATCTGCGATCGGCTGCGCCTGAACACGCCGCCGGCCAAGCTCGAGCGCTGGGACCAGCTGGTCTACGAGTTCGAGCACCCGAAGGGCGAGGTCAACATCGCGATGGTCGGAAAGTACGTCGACCTGTCCGACAGCTACAAGTCGCTGAACGAAGCGCTGCGCCACGCCGGCATGCGCAACCACACGCAGGTGCGCATCGGCTATGTCGACTCCGAGACCATCACGCCCGAGACCATGGCGCAGCTCGCGCGCTACGACGCGGTGCTGGTGCCCGGGGGCTTCGGCAAGCGCGGTATCGAGGGCAAGATCTGCGCGGCCCGCTTCGCGCGCGAGAACAAGGTACCGTACCTCGGCATCTGCCTCGGGATGCAGGTCGCTACGATCGAGTTCGCGCGCGACGTCGCGCGGCTGGACCATGCGAACAGCACCGAGTTCGACCCCGGCACCCCGCATCCGGTGATCGCGCTGATCACCGAGTGGAAGGACGCCGACGGCAGCATCAAGGTGCGCGACGAGAATTCGGATCTCGGCGGCACGATGCGCCTGGGCGCGCAGAGCTCGGACGTGGCCACCGGCACGCTCGCGCACAGCATCTACGGCGACATCGTGACCGAGCGGCACCGCCACCGCTACGAGGCGAACGTGAACTACCTCGACGCGCTGCGCCGCGCCGGGCTCGTGATTTCGGCGCTGACGCAGCGCGAGCATCTGACCGAGATCATCGAACTGCCGCAAAGCGTGCATCCGTGGTACATGGGCGTGCAGTTCCACCCGGAGTTCAAGTCCACGCCCTGGGCCGGCCACCCGCTGTTCAACGCGTTCATCGCCGCCGCGGTCGCCCATCGGGATCAGCGCTCGGCGCCGGGGAATCCCGCCGGCGCGGCAACCCTGAAGGTGGTCGGCTGA
- a CDS encoding phosphopantothenoylcysteine decarboxylase/ Phosphopantothenoylcysteine synthetase produces MTDLAGKHLVLGLTGGIACYKAAELCRGLVKAGATVQVVMTQDAERFITPVTMQALSAAPVFDSTWDAREANNMPHINLSRAADAILVAPCSADFIAKLALGRADDLLSLLCLARPIERVPLLIAPAMNREMWAHPATQRNMAQLAADGGVLLGVGSGWQACGETGDGRMLEPPELLEDVIAFFAPKLLAGRRVLITAGPTYEAIDPVRGITNRSSGKMGFALARAAREAGAEVTLIAGPVALPTPRGATRLDVRSAREMLAAVQQHADAADVFIATAAVADWRPESAAPQKIKKDGSDRVPALGLVENPDILATLARSPRAQAGALFCVGFAAESENLAANAAAKRAKKGVPLMVGNIGPATFGHDDNALLLIDAHGAHELARAPKLELARQLIADIARRIRA; encoded by the coding sequence ATGACGGACCTTGCGGGCAAGCATCTGGTGCTCGGGCTGACCGGCGGCATCGCCTGCTACAAGGCCGCCGAGTTGTGCCGCGGCCTGGTGAAGGCCGGCGCAACGGTGCAGGTGGTGATGACGCAGGACGCCGAACGGTTCATCACCCCGGTGACGATGCAGGCCTTGAGCGCGGCCCCGGTGTTCGACTCGACCTGGGACGCGCGCGAGGCGAACAACATGCCGCACATCAATCTGTCGCGCGCGGCCGACGCGATCCTGGTCGCTCCCTGCAGCGCCGACTTCATTGCGAAACTCGCACTGGGCCGTGCGGACGACCTGCTGTCGCTGCTGTGCCTGGCGCGGCCGATCGAGCGGGTGCCGCTCTTGATCGCGCCGGCGATGAATCGCGAGATGTGGGCGCATCCGGCGACCCAGCGCAACATGGCGCAGCTCGCGGCCGATGGCGGGGTGCTGCTTGGCGTCGGCAGCGGTTGGCAGGCCTGTGGCGAAACCGGCGACGGCCGCATGCTCGAGCCGCCCGAACTGCTGGAAGACGTGATTGCGTTCTTCGCGCCCAAGCTGCTTGCCGGCCGGCGCGTGCTGATCACCGCCGGGCCGACCTACGAGGCGATCGATCCGGTGCGCGGCATCACGAACCGCTCCAGCGGCAAGATGGGCTTCGCGCTCGCGCGCGCCGCGCGCGAGGCCGGCGCCGAGGTCACGCTCATTGCCGGTCCGGTTGCGCTGCCGACACCGCGCGGCGCAACGAGGCTCGATGTGCGCTCCGCGCGCGAGATGCTCGCCGCGGTGCAGCAGCACGCGGACGCCGCTGACGTGTTCATCGCGACCGCGGCCGTGGCCGACTGGCGGCCCGAGAGCGCCGCACCGCAGAAGATCAAGAAGGACGGCTCGGACCGCGTGCCGGCGCTCGGCCTCGTCGAGAACCCCGACATCCTGGCCACGCTCGCGCGCTCGCCGCGCGCGCAGGCCGGCGCGCTGTTCTGCGTCGGTTTCGCGGCCGAGAGTGAGAACCTCGCGGCCAACGCCGCGGCGAAGCGCGCGAAGAAGGGCGTGCCGCTCATGGTCGGCAACATCGGCCCGGCGACCTTCGGCCACGACGACAACGCGCTGCTGCTCATCGACGCGCACGGCGCGCATGAACTGGCGCGTGCGCCCAAGCTAGAGCTTGCTCGCCAATTGATAGCAGATATCGCTCGAAGGATAAGGGCCTGA
- a CDS encoding Deoxyuridine 5'-triphosphate nucleotidohydrolase: protein MIIDVKILDARLQDRLPGYATPGSAGLDLRACLDAPLTLGPNAWQLVPTGLAIHLADPGYAALILPRSGLGHKHGIVLGNLVGLIDSDYQGQLMVSAWNRSATAFTIAPMERVAQLVVVPVLQARFNVVTEFPPSERGAGGYGSTGKQ from the coding sequence ATGATCATCGACGTCAAAATCCTCGATGCGCGGCTGCAGGACCGGCTGCCCGGCTACGCAACACCGGGCAGCGCTGGCCTCGACCTGCGGGCCTGTCTCGATGCGCCGCTGACCCTCGGGCCGAACGCCTGGCAGCTGGTGCCGACCGGCCTCGCGATCCATCTGGCCGACCCCGGCTATGCGGCGCTGATCCTGCCGCGCTCGGGATTGGGGCACAAGCACGGCATCGTGCTCGGAAACCTGGTCGGGCTGATCGACAGCGACTACCAGGGCCAGCTGATGGTCAGCGCCTGGAACCGCAGCGCCACCGCGTTCACGATAGCCCCGATGGAGCGTGTCGCGCAGCTCGTCGTCGTGCCGGTGCTGCAGGCCCGGTTCAATGTGGTCACCGAATTCCCGCCGAGCGAACGCGGCGCTGGCGGCTACGGCTCGACCGGCAAGCAGTAG
- a CDS encoding FKBP-type peptidyl-prolyl cis-trans isomerase SlyD: MEINRQCVVGLTWKLEDTLGETLDVLAEPVEFLVGGSDLLDAIDDALQGHAAGDRLDLHLEPEQAFGDYDDQLILLEPREAFPAELEEGMSFAGAALPSGTPTGAPQDAIYTVTDIYPDHVVLDGNHPLAGIALRLHLKIVSVRAATDEELAHGSCGAAFFRVAPGAAKPD; the protein is encoded by the coding sequence ATGGAAATCAACAGGCAGTGCGTGGTCGGTCTGACCTGGAAGCTCGAGGACACATTGGGCGAGACGCTCGACGTTCTGGCCGAGCCGGTCGAGTTCCTGGTCGGCGGCAGCGATCTGCTCGATGCGATCGACGACGCGCTGCAGGGTCATGCCGCCGGCGACCGGCTGGACCTGCATCTGGAGCCGGAACAGGCATTCGGCGACTACGACGACCAGCTGATCCTGCTCGAGCCGCGAGAGGCGTTCCCCGCAGAACTGGAAGAAGGAATGAGCTTTGCCGGCGCGGCCCTCCCCTCGGGGACGCCGACCGGCGCGCCCCAGGATGCGATCTACACCGTGACCGACATCTATCCGGACCACGTGGTGCTCGACGGCAACCATCCGCTCGCGGGCATCGCACTGCGGCTGCATCTGAAGATCGTCTCGGTACGCGCGGCCACCGACGAAGAACTGGCGCACGGCTCCTGCGGCGCGGCGTTCTTCCGCGTTGCGCCGGGCGCTGCGAAGCCGGATTGA
- a CDS encoding Integrase, translating into MAKIKLTKSAVDAAQPQAQAVELRDTLVPGFLCKITPAGRKVFMLQYRTNAGERRKPALGLYGELTVEQARSLAQEWLAEVRRGGDPSAAKAAARSAPTVKELCTKFMEDYSKQRNKPSTQRGYQAVIDRCIVPMLGRLKVQDVKRPDVATAMKKMAHKPAEANRAFSVMRKMFNLAEVWGHRPDGTNPCRHVPMYPNGRATHLISDEDMGKLFRRLEHIEAEGLENYVIPLAIRLQFEFAGRRSEIVTLQWDWVDMDNRRVVWPDSKTGGMSKPMSEEAYRLLSTAPRQEGIPYVLPSPSHPGKHLTTGEYYNGWSRALKAAGATHVGTHGIRHRSATDIANSGIPVKVGMALTAHKTVAMFMRYVHTEDDPVRKAAELVANRRKTITEAQRPAEVAA; encoded by the coding sequence ATGGCGAAAATCAAGCTCACTAAGTCCGCAGTCGATGCGGCACAACCGCAGGCGCAAGCCGTCGAACTCCGGGACACGCTGGTGCCCGGCTTCTTGTGCAAGATTACACCAGCGGGCCGCAAGGTGTTCATGCTCCAGTACCGCACGAACGCCGGCGAGCGGCGCAAGCCCGCATTGGGCCTGTACGGGGAACTGACCGTCGAGCAGGCCCGTTCGCTGGCCCAGGAATGGCTGGCCGAGGTGCGCCGGGGCGGCGACCCCAGCGCGGCCAAGGCCGCCGCCCGTTCAGCCCCCACGGTCAAGGAGCTGTGCACCAAGTTCATGGAGGACTACTCCAAGCAGCGCAACAAGCCCAGCACCCAGCGCGGGTATCAGGCCGTCATCGACCGCTGCATCGTTCCGATGCTGGGCCGTTTGAAGGTTCAGGACGTGAAGCGGCCGGACGTGGCCACGGCGATGAAGAAGATGGCCCACAAGCCCGCCGAGGCCAACCGTGCTTTCAGCGTGATGCGCAAGATGTTCAACCTGGCCGAGGTGTGGGGCCACCGGCCTGACGGCACCAACCCTTGCCGCCACGTCCCGATGTATCCCAACGGCAGGGCTACCCACCTCATCAGCGACGAGGACATGGGCAAGCTGTTTCGGCGACTGGAGCACATCGAAGCCGAGGGTCTGGAGAACTACGTCATCCCGCTGGCGATCCGTCTGCAATTCGAGTTCGCCGGCCGCCGCTCCGAAATCGTGACGCTCCAATGGGATTGGGTGGACATGGACAACCGCCGCGTGGTCTGGCCGGACAGCAAGACGGGTGGCATGTCCAAGCCCATGAGCGAGGAAGCCTATCGGCTGCTCTCAACGGCGCCACGGCAGGAAGGCATTCCCTACGTGCTGCCGTCTCCAAGCCATCCGGGCAAGCATCTGACCACGGGCGAGTATTACAACGGCTGGAGCCGCGCCCTCAAGGCGGCGGGCGCCACGCACGTCGGCACGCACGGTATCCGCCACCGTTCTGCGACCGACATTGCCAACTCGGGCATCCCGGTCAAGGTCGGCATGGCGCTGACGGCGCACAAGACCGTGGCGATGTTCATGCGCTACGTCCACACCGAGGACGATCCGGTGCGCAAGGCGGCTGAACTGGTGGCGAACCGGCGCAAGACGATCACCGAGGCGCAACGTCCCGCAGAGGTGGCAGCATGA
- a CDS encoding UPF0758 family protein, translating to MSQLSFSSFDASLMVRDAQGRYLLATTDQILEAARQAIEHKMQRGASFTSPAAVKEYLCAKLAGYEHEVFAVLFLDSQHRLIEYTEMFRGTIDSASVYPRELVKEALRLNAAAVIVSHNHPSGNPEPSAADRALTQRLKESLALVDVRTLDHIVVTGSSTTSFAERGLI from the coding sequence ATGTCGCAACTGTCCTTTTCCTCGTTCGATGCCTCGCTGATGGTGCGTGATGCGCAGGGCCGCTACCTGCTGGCGACGACTGACCAGATTCTGGAGGCCGCGCGCCAGGCCATCGAGCACAAGATGCAGCGCGGTGCCTCGTTCACTTCACCGGCGGCGGTCAAGGAGTACCTGTGCGCCAAGCTGGCCGGCTACGAGCACGAAGTCTTTGCGGTGCTGTTCCTCGATTCGCAGCATCGCCTGATCGAATACACAGAGATGTTTCGCGGCACCATCGACAGTGCATCGGTGTACCCGCGCGAGTTGGTCAAGGAGGCACTGCGGCTCAATGCGGCGGCGGTCATCGTGTCGCACAACCATCCGAGCGGGAACCCGGAGCCAAGCGCGGCCGACCGGGCGCTGACCCAGCGGCTCAAGGAGTCGCTGGCGCTGGTGGACGTTCGCACGTTGGATCACATCGTCGTCACGGGCAGCAGCACCACGTCATTCGCCGAACGCGGCCTGATCTGA
- a CDS encoding Archaeal/vacuolar-type H+-ATPase subunit A, with protein MNDKSHVSLEQHVCLVCGTAFDTGAILLDKRLRASMERHTATGWGLCPEHRKLADDGFVALVECDPQRSGSQAGGRMKPEQAYRTGRLAHLRRTVFAQMFNVPIADEQACVFVEPGVIDQLQSMTASAAN; from the coding sequence ATGAACGACAAATCACACGTTTCACTCGAACAGCATGTTTGCCTCGTTTGCGGCACGGCGTTCGATACCGGCGCCATCCTGCTGGACAAGCGCCTGCGCGCGAGCATGGAGCGCCATACGGCGACCGGCTGGGGTCTGTGCCCCGAGCATCGGAAGCTGGCCGACGATGGCTTCGTCGCGCTGGTCGAATGCGATCCGCAGCGCAGCGGTTCGCAGGCCGGTGGCCGCATGAAGCCCGAGCAGGCGTACCGGACGGGGCGGCTGGCGCACCTGCGGCGCACGGTGTTCGCGCAGATGTTCAACGTGCCGATCGCGGACGAGCAGGCTTGCGTGTTCGTCGAGCCTGGCGTGATCGACCAGTTGCAGTCGATGACGGCATCGGCGGCGAACTGA
- a CDS encoding DUF2958 domain-containing protein: protein MNHALITDEQRIVLLANGRESLQNPDFDPAPMVKLFTPDAGATWLLTEIDPDDHDHAFGLYDLGLGEPEIGWVSLGELATVRGGLGLPIERDLSFRAEKRLSAYAHDERLAGRVIV from the coding sequence ATGAACCACGCACTCATCACCGACGAGCAGCGCATCGTGCTGCTGGCCAATGGCCGCGAATCCTTGCAGAACCCGGACTTCGATCCGGCCCCCATGGTCAAGCTGTTCACGCCGGATGCTGGCGCGACCTGGCTGCTGACCGAGATTGATCCCGATGACCACGACCACGCCTTCGGCCTTTACGACCTGGGGCTGGGTGAGCCGGAAATTGGCTGGGTCAGCCTGGGTGAGCTGGCGACGGTGCGCGGCGGGTTGGGCCTGCCGATTGAGCGCGACCTGTCTTTTCGGGCCGAGAAGCGGTTGAGCGCCTATGCGCACGATGAGCGGCTGGCCGGGCGGGTCATCGTCTGA
- a CDS encoding DUF932 domain-containing protein — translation MQLASRFASHSPALRSDYPLSDDQIHRVAPSIFADAPHESRSQRYAYIPTAAVLTELRKEGFQPFMVTQTRVRDEGKREHTKHMLRLRHASQINGAEANEIVLLNSHDGTSSYQMLAGMFRFVCSNGLVCGDTVADVRVPHKGDVAGSVIEGAFEVLSGFERVKESRDAMRAITLDEGESEVFARSALALKYDPADNKPAPITESQILMPRRFDDRRPDLWSVFNRTQENLTKGGLHGRSANGRRQQTRPVQGIDSDVRLNRALWMLADGLRQLKA, via the coding sequence ATGCAACTCGCATCCCGCTTCGCTTCCCACTCCCCGGCGCTGCGCAGCGACTACCCGCTGTCCGATGACCAGATTCATCGCGTGGCCCCGTCCATCTTCGCGGATGCCCCGCACGAAAGCCGTTCGCAGCGGTACGCCTATATCCCCACCGCCGCCGTACTGACCGAGCTTCGCAAAGAAGGCTTTCAGCCTTTCATGGTGACGCAGACCCGCGTGCGCGATGAAGGCAAGCGCGAGCACACGAAACACATGCTGCGCCTGCGCCATGCCAGCCAGATCAACGGCGCGGAGGCTAACGAAATCGTGCTGCTGAACTCCCATGACGGCACGAGCAGCTATCAGATGCTGGCCGGAATGTTCCGCTTCGTTTGCAGCAATGGCCTTGTCTGCGGCGACACCGTGGCGGACGTGCGCGTGCCCCACAAGGGCGACGTGGCCGGTTCCGTCATCGAAGGCGCTTTCGAGGTGTTGAGCGGCTTCGAGCGCGTGAAGGAATCCCGCGATGCCATGCGCGCAATCACGCTGGACGAAGGCGAGTCCGAAGTGTTCGCCCGTTCCGCGCTGGCCCTCAAGTACGACCCCGCCGACAACAAGCCCGCGCCCATCACCGAATCGCAAATCCTGATGCCGCGCCGGTTCGACGACCGCCGCCCCGACCTGTGGAGCGTGTTCAACCGCACGCAGGAGAACTTGACCAAGGGCGGATTGCATGGCCGCAGCGCCAACGGACGCCGCCAGCAGACCCGACCCGTGCAGGGCATTGATTCCGATGTGCGCCTGAACCGCGCCCTCTGGATGCTGGCCGATGGCCTGCGCCAGTTGAAAGCCTGA
- a CDS encoding putative plasmid stabilization protein, producing MNAVTQTEARAIQAPALEAADPTKNLILVPLSRLVLRPTGRNVRKTPRMSIPELAASIQRVGLLQNLIVIASADGEHYEVVAGGRRLAALKLLAKKHRISKEWEVPCLLVADGTARTASLTENVQREAMHPADQFEAFAALVAEGRPIEDIAADFSVTPLVVQRRLKLANVSPRLMADYRADAVSLDQLMALAITDDHAAQESAFYDAPTWQRGPSALRERLTEREIDAYRHPLVRFVGLDTYEAAGGGIRRDLFAEDDAGVYLTDAALLERLAQDKLAGIAATVRVEGWAWVDATPGVTHADLHAFQRAPKERREPNKREAARIERLQAKMHELAEAVDAALDADDEDKADALQEEGETLGEQLQALEDGLQGYGANVKAAAGAIVSIDRNGEAVIHRGLMREVEAKALRTLERLRQGFSGEDAENNDEGEDDKQPKSVAMSDRLAQRLSAHRTAALQIEVARHPQAALAAVVHGMVQTVLQERRYGLNRDSLPLGVSLKVQDRLEGMAPDWPHSAAAVALRELQQVAGEALPEDSAELFAALLAKPQDELVRLLAVCVASTVDVVTPRATPRQPGAELAQAVGLDMAAWWKPTAEGYFKHVSKAVILDAVGAFAPESVTRLAKLKKADIASEAERLADGTGWMPAIFKAEGPQEAQEAGPEQDAPEDAEAMADEPAEALAA from the coding sequence ATGAACGCCGTTACCCAAACCGAAGCCCGCGCCATCCAAGCCCCCGCGCTGGAAGCCGCCGACCCGACCAAGAACCTGATTCTGGTTCCGCTGTCGCGGCTGGTGCTGCGCCCCACGGGCCGCAACGTGCGCAAGACCCCGCGCATGTCCATCCCCGAACTGGCTGCGAGCATCCAGCGCGTGGGCCTGCTGCAAAACCTGATCGTCATTGCATCCGCCGATGGCGAGCATTACGAAGTCGTGGCCGGTGGCCGACGCCTCGCAGCCCTCAAGCTGCTGGCGAAAAAGCACCGCATCAGCAAGGAATGGGAAGTGCCTTGCCTGCTGGTGGCCGATGGCACCGCCCGCACGGCCAGCCTCACCGAAAACGTGCAGCGCGAAGCCATGCACCCCGCAGACCAGTTCGAGGCTTTCGCCGCGCTGGTGGCCGAAGGCCGTCCCATCGAGGACATTGCGGCAGATTTCTCCGTTACGCCGCTGGTGGTGCAGCGCCGATTGAAGCTGGCGAACGTCTCGCCCCGCCTCATGGCTGACTATCGCGCCGATGCCGTGAGCCTTGACCAGTTGATGGCCCTTGCCATCACCGATGACCACGCCGCGCAGGAAAGCGCGTTCTACGATGCGCCAACCTGGCAGCGCGGCCCGTCCGCGCTGCGCGAACGCCTCACCGAGCGCGAAATCGACGCCTACCGGCATCCGCTGGTGCGCTTCGTCGGGCTGGACACCTACGAGGCCGCAGGCGGTGGCATCCGCCGTGACCTGTTCGCGGAAGATGACGCGGGCGTGTATCTGACCGATGCCGCGCTGCTGGAACGGCTGGCGCAAGACAAGCTGGCAGGCATCGCCGCCACTGTCCGCGTCGAGGGTTGGGCGTGGGTGGATGCCACGCCGGGCGTGACCCATGCCGACCTGCACGCTTTCCAACGCGCACCGAAGGAGCGCCGCGAACCGAACAAGCGCGAAGCGGCACGCATCGAGAGGCTGCAAGCCAAGATGCACGAACTGGCCGAAGCCGTGGATGCTGCGCTGGACGCCGACGACGAGGACAAGGCCGACGCCTTGCAGGAGGAAGGCGAAACCCTGGGCGAGCAGTTGCAGGCGCTGGAAGATGGCTTGCAAGGGTACGGCGCGAACGTGAAGGCCGCAGCCGGTGCCATTGTCAGCATCGACCGCAACGGTGAGGCCGTCATTCATCGCGGCCTGATGCGCGAGGTCGAGGCCAAGGCGCTGCGCACACTGGAACGGCTGCGCCAAGGGTTCAGCGGCGAGGATGCCGAGAACAACGACGAAGGCGAGGACGACAAGCAACCCAAGAGCGTCGCCATGTCTGACCGGCTGGCGCAACGCTTGAGCGCCCACCGCACCGCCGCGCTGCAAATCGAAGTCGCACGGCATCCGCAAGCCGCACTGGCTGCCGTGGTGCATGGCATGGTGCAGACCGTCTTGCAGGAACGCCGCTACGGCCTCAACCGTGATTCTTTGCCGCTGGGCGTGAGCCTGAAAGTGCAAGACCGGCTGGAAGGCATGGCCCCGGACTGGCCTCACTCCGCCGCCGCCGTGGCACTGCGCGAACTGCAACAGGTGGCGGGCGAAGCCTTGCCGGAGGACAGCGCCGAACTGTTCGCCGCGCTGCTGGCGAAGCCGCAAGACGAACTGGTGCGGCTGCTGGCCGTGTGCGTGGCATCCACGGTGGACGTGGTGACGCCTCGCGCCACGCCGCGCCAGCCCGGCGCGGAACTGGCGCAGGCCGTGGGCCTCGACATGGCCGCATGGTGGAAGCCGACCGCCGAAGGCTACTTCAAGCACGTTTCCAAGGCCGTGATTCTGGATGCCGTGGGCGCGTTTGCCCCGGAGTCCGTCACCCGGCTGGCGAAGCTCAAGAAGGCCGACATTGCCAGCGAAGCCGAGCGGCTGGCCGATGGCACGGGCTGGATGCCCGCCATCTTCAAGGCCGAAGGCCCGCAGGAGGCCCAGGAGGCAGGCCCGGAGCAGGACGCCCCGGAGGATGCCGAGGCAATGGCGGATGAACCCGCCGAGGCGCTGGCCGCTTGA
- a CDS encoding DUF736 domain-containing protein, whose translation MGANLVQPNGENIMANIGTFTADKDGFAGTLRTLTLNVKVKLVPNDKGDNEKAPDFRLQAASHDIGAAWKKTSEAGREYISVTLDDPSFPATVYARLIEGENGTHDLIWSRSKPQAA comes from the coding sequence ATGGGCGCGAACCTTGTTCAACCGAACGGAGAAAACATCATGGCCAACATCGGCACCTTCACCGCAGACAAAGACGGCTTCGCCGGCACGCTTCGCACCCTGACGCTCAACGTCAAGGTCAAGCTGGTTCCCAACGACAAGGGGGACAACGAGAAAGCACCGGACTTCCGCTTGCAGGCCGCCAGCCACGACATCGGCGCGGCATGGAAGAAGACCAGCGAGGCCGGGCGGGAGTACATCTCCGTGACCCTCGACGATCCTTCGTTCCCGGCCACGGTCTACGCCCGCCTGATCGAAGGCGAGAACGGCACGCACGACCTGATCTGGTCGCGCAGCAAGCCCCAGGCGGCCTGA
- a CDS encoding putative transcriptional regulator: protein MQKRSIHRGRPAGATTYDAELAQAFGAAVRALRTERGIAQESLANLAGIERSHMGKVERGEHMPTLAIIFKIASALECSTAVLMSEAESQLAAAAQP from the coding sequence ATGCAGAAGCGATCCATCCACCGCGGCCGGCCAGCGGGCGCCACCACCTACGATGCCGAATTGGCTCAAGCCTTCGGCGCGGCGGTGCGCGCGCTGCGGACGGAGCGCGGCATCGCGCAGGAATCGCTGGCGAACCTCGCCGGCATCGAGCGTTCGCACATGGGCAAGGTCGAGCGTGGCGAACACATGCCCACGCTGGCGATCATCTTCAAAATTGCCAGCGCACTCGAATGCAGCACGGCAGTGCTGATGAGCGAGGCTGAAAGCCAGCTCGCAGCAGCGGCCCAGCCGTAG
- a CDS encoding putative lipoprotein, whose translation MNAPLVTDAQRAALLENGRRAAAGEPHDPLPVVRLFTPDAHATWLLTSLDPVDGDTAYGLIDLGISLPELGTVKLSDLASIVGPRQQPVMRDRYFQAMRPLSEYLRLAQENGSVVD comes from the coding sequence ATGAACGCTCCCCTCGTCACCGATGCGCAGCGCGCCGCGCTGCTGGAGAACGGACGGCGGGCCGCCGCTGGTGAACCGCACGACCCGTTGCCGGTTGTGCGGCTGTTCACTCCCGACGCGCACGCCACCTGGCTGCTGACCTCGCTCGATCCCGTCGATGGCGACACGGCCTACGGCCTGATCGACCTGGGAATCAGCTTGCCCGAGCTGGGGACGGTGAAACTTTCCGACCTGGCTTCCATCGTCGGGCCGCGCCAGCAACCCGTGATGCGGGATCGGTATTTCCAGGCGATGCGCCCGCTGTCGGAATATCTGCGCCTGGCGCAGGAAAACGGTTCCGTCGTCGATTGA